The Liolophura sinensis isolate JHLJ2023 chromosome 8, CUHK_Ljap_v2, whole genome shotgun sequence sequence TCACAAAGGATAGTCCACTTCCATGTTTTACATTATTAGGTACTAATCTAACCAAAAAACTTTCCCATTTATTAGAATCTTCCCTCAATAAACCCGCTCGAAGCTAATGAACCCATCCCTCTAAAAATCCCCAGTATTAATATTAATCAGGTTCCCTTCTGATGACATTGACATTTTATCTTTGTTACTATAGGTTTATATATTGGGGAAAGCATGTCATTGTTTTTCGATGAACAAAACGCATTAACGCATTCTGCTTATCGCACACACCGTCCTGAAGTGTCAAAAACGACCAAAGGAGCAGCATTTCCCTTTGCTAACCGTAGAGCTCCAAGAGACAGCTCTTACTACTTTTTCGTCCTCTTCCTATCAtcttgttttctctgtgaatcTCTGGTGGTGACCTCTCGTTTGCGTTTCTCGTCGTCGCTGTTTATCttctgatgaaagtttgaaattctgggcgagaggacacaaggagattGGTGGTGATGAAGCTGCGACTAaagtccccttggcgttgctaggcacccctcccagctgccggcatagaaaggtccagattttgacggtcaacctatgtcaagattttaatggcttctttctgACAGGCTGGGGTAGGTATGCCCTAaagtttattggccacggaatgcttggggctgagctacagggctaaacgttaacattgtcgcttatggaaaactattGGGGGTCGGTGGCCACTTAGCTTAGTGGCAGACTTATCTCCCCTTGTGCGTTTCGCAAGGCACCGCAAGATGGCGGTTCCATCGCCTAGAAACGTGTTTTGAGCAAGAGGTTGTTGTCATTAGTTTCCATCTGAAATTGACATGTTTTTTGCGGAGAAGTTTCAAATGCCAGTGGTTTGCGTTTAAAGAGAGACGTTTGTATATGAATGAAGACTATTTCATGCCTATACCATCGAGTTTTATACTTTGGTAAACTCGTGACAAATCATTCGGGGGCGGGGGGCAATATAAGCGAGAATTTGATCAAGAAACAGGAACAATCTTTTTCAAGTGTAACTATACATTTTACAGATTCCTTTGGAGGTACTCTAGAAGTTTTTGAATGGAGCTTGGTGGGCTACAAGCAGCTGCCTTAGCTCATCTCCTCAAGCCAAAGGATGAAGAGTCAGACAGTGATGAAGATCAGGCATGTACCTTATAAGTTATTTCTAGTCCTTACTTTTACTTTTAGTCATCACCAAACAGTTATGTCCATCTTGTGTCAGCTGGATTTGTaccattttcagttttccagataatctgagtatttctgcagagctctTGTGATGGTCTTTTGTACAACGAGGTCTTAGTGGTTGCTAGCGAAGTGGCAGAAAAGTGACTTTTTTCCCCAATTGGTTTATCACtgggcagccattttgtttttgacacaagagggtggtgacatgacCTCCATCATAtagaatattttataaaaattattACTAGTTCTTACTTTTAGTCATCATTATAAAATCCTTTTGAACCGGTATAACAGACACTATGTTGATTGGACCCGTACTCATATAACTGAGGTGAATGTAAACTTACACAGCTGCAAAGCATATAATGTTTTGTGCAGTATCAAAACGGTCCTGACTGTGTtcctccatatttatttatttatttatttgattggtgttttacgccatactcaagaatatttcacttatacgacggcagccagcattatggtgggaggaaaccaggcagagcacaggggaaacccacgaccatctgcaagttgctgacagaccttcccacgtacggccggagaggaatccagcatgagctggacttgaacacgcagcgaccgcattggtgagggactcgtGTTATTCTTTACTAATAATGTGAATCTCCCCTTTCTTGTCTTTAAATATGTGTTaatgtttctgttgttttttcccATGCACAGCCTAGCTCATCCGTGAACAAGTTCAATCCAGGAAATATTGGGCCCACAAAGACTgtttcaacaaaaataaatggcaAGTTAACTTAAATGGTATTTAAGACCACAATTACAACAGATTCTTTTCCGAAACATAGTCTGGGTTCCTTTTTCTTCACTTCTAATGTGAGATTATTTTCACAGATGAacgtaatgtatatgtatgcaaacCCTTATCGATTGACCCAGCCTGCTGTAAGGCCTTAACTTTAATCACTTTTGTTTAACACCTCACGTTAGATCAGTGTTTTGTATCATTCACAGTATTTTCATTATAGCATACCAGTAGGCCAGTTTACTCccacatttgtgaaaaatttggcTTCAGTAAATGTTGAACGACATTTTTCTAGTAATGACAGACTTATTTCTCCATTTTTTAGAAACCTCCACAAAGAAGCCCAATAGCAAAAACATTTGGGAAGCTGAAGAAGTGCCAGAAGGCTCCGAGTTCGATGATATTTATGACCCTAGACCTCAGCCTGAGTATGTACTACTTGTGTTTATGTGATAGGCACATGGGTGAATAAAAACTTAGATTGaacatactgtaatttttcaattttatctCATGTTCGGGAGAAAacaaaggtgtttattcaagcgtattccaacggcatttttctgtgtagactgataaaattgtactttttgtaaagccctgacattggccaacccaaccaatgcagttttgtctccaaaagcaAATCagaaaggtgcataaatcattctggtacatgtattgtatcagATTTTTTCTTATTCCTTCGCAAGATATTGCTTGGAAATCCTAAAATAAGTGCTGTATGTCCTTTCGTCCTTATGCATGGTGTGTCCGTCCCATTATTCCGAGCAGTCAGGAAGGCGAAATTTATTGCAATGGATACATTATACACTGGCATTGTTCACTGTCATTATCTACCTGTTCCTGTATTTCTCATGTCTGATATATCATAAAATCTGTCAGGTACCTTTGTCTCCAGCTGTGTGTGTTCCCATACACCTCTGTTctagtcaaaattgaaactccaAAACTGCTTTGCATATTTTTCAACtattctgtgtgttttaccCAAGCTGTACTTCCCAAAACACTTCTTCAGTTTTGTGTGATTATTTGGTACAGGTATGAGATTGTGTATAAGCAGGCTGTAACATCAGAAGACATGTTTCTGGGGATGAGCAATAAGACTCCAACCACTGCTAGCTGTGAAGATATGGTGGTAAGCTAACATGTACATTGGCAGCTTTACTTCTTTCATCtccaaaaaaaatgaagtttttattGACACAGTTGCATTAGTTACATACGTGTAGgaatgtcagtatatataactGTCTGCACAAGAGAAATATTGATTACCCTTACTCACATCTGCATAATATTATTGCTTGTGGTGCGTACAGTAGTTACTTTGTTCTACCTTCAGTTCAGAAAACTATTTCTACGGTGAGAAAATTATTCCTCAAGCCATTAATCGTTCATTTGTGAAAAAGCTTTCTCACTaaacacatgtaggtatagaTTATTTTTGTAGTTTATGTTTGAACACCTGGTACTGAATGATACAATGTGTACGTGTGAAGTTCATTTGAGATGATACATGTTCCTAACATTAGCATTAAATCAATGTCTCGAACTTTATTTTCTTACATTGACATTGTGCCCCTacactcattcattcaacagGTAAAAATTCACTTACCTGGTGCAAAAATAGCTGATGTACAGTTGGATGTAAAAACCAAATTCCTGGACTGTAGGTCATCAAAGTTgtaagtttatatatatgttattgacTGTAAATATTCATCCTTTTCATGTGGGTTTCAATGTATGGCATGTTCAATATTCCAGTCTTAGAAAATAGATATTAGGACAAATTGCTGGTAATTGTAATGGCcttacatggtacatgtacaacctgaaATTTAATAATCAAATTGCCAAATTAGTGACTAAGCTTTCAGAACCAAAGCTGACATTTTATGAcctttgtttgcttgtttgcttCTGAAAATGTGCTATTTAGGGCGAATACAGGATGGTAAGATGTATGACcaaaattgtaagttttaggGCTTCATTTGTCTTTTATGTACTAATTAACATAGCCTATGGctataatcaaaatatgtaaagttaatttggaaatttgaaaaacttgAAGTCATGGCCATTATTTTACCACGTGTTGTATGTACAGAGAGTTAAAATCTAGACATAGGGTTTTCACAAAATCGGAATTCTTAACCTGCCACAGTAATACTATTGCACTGCTGTGTTGTACACCAGTTCTTTAACGTGTATGACACCATAGAATACAgtgtatggtacatttattaacaaaataacaaatcttattgtgtatatttttggTTTCAGTAAGTTGGGTTTACACCTGCCTCACCCTGTTGACTCCAAGTCCAGTAAGGCCCAGTGGGATGGCAAGAAAGAAGAGTTGTGTGTGACATTAAGGCTTATGAGAGAGTATGACATGCTGAATTTTTAGTATCGAGATACCGTTGAGTCCTTATGCCATTGTGATGGTAAAATGTTTGCTTGACAGAAAAGGAAGACGACATTCCAGGAGTAGATATCCCCATCACTTCATATCATTTTCACGGCTTTATTCTTCCAGACATTCTGACCTTAAAGGGATGCACATTTaaagctgattggctgacagtggagatagtaTTTCCTGGGTCACGCATGAATACATCATGACATACCTATAATTCCTATAAGCCGGGACATGCctgtctctcacaccagccagttAGAATCTGTTCTGTATCCCTCTAATACAAGATGGGAAAGGCTTTACATCTGCCATCAAGCATTTGCAAACCAATGCGTTCTGGCAAGACATCAAAAATACCACAATCTCAGCTACCCAAGTGATCACTCCTTGTGGAGTGCTACATGAGAAACAGACATAGTGGACATTTGGATTCTCTTGCCAATATACAAGTGTTGACCAACCAGTCATATAAAGATACTGGCTGCATGACTCCTTTGTTATTTATCCCATGCTTGCCAGATGaggataaaattttcaaataagaATTCGTCAGAATGATTTTGTATTGAAAGTGGCAGTCCCAGCCTTAATCAGTATGCAAAAACCTTGTAGATCCTTCTCAAATCTTCGATCGTCATTTTGAACTCAAAGTGAATGCTGACAGATGCCATATGACCAATATAAGTGATGTGTATCTCAGTGGTATCCATCATCACGTTCAGTCATTTAACCATTGTTTCTATTTATTATTGAAGTACATCCTTCTGTGCAAAGTATTACTTGGGACCTTACTGCACAGGAAATGTAAAGTGTGATATATTCACtgtgaaaatgtgaatttttgcCTTAATACCGtccatgaatatatatatatatatatacatatatatatatgtataagtcaGGTTAAAATCAGATTATAGACATACTTGAAGTTTGTTTCCACCCCTGTAATTTATCACACATA is a genomic window containing:
- the LOC135474101 gene encoding dynein axonemal assembly factor 6-like, whose product is MELGGLQAAALAHLLKPKDEESDSDEDQPSSSVNKFNPGNIGPTKTVSTKINETSTKKPNSKNIWEAEEVPEGSEFDDIYDPRPQPEYEIVYKQAVTSEDMFLGMSNKTPTTASCEDMVVKIHLPGAKIADVQLDVKTKFLDCRSSKFKLGLHLPHPVDSKSSKAQWDGKKEELCVTLRLMREYDMLNF